The Streptomyces sp. NBC_01142 genomic interval GGAGGCGCTGCGCTCGACGGGCGGCTCACGGTGCCCCGCGGTGCCCCCGGGGTCGTCCTCTTCGCCCACGGCAGCGGCAGCAGCAGGAAGAGCCCGCGCAACCGATTCGTCGCCACCGGGCTGAACCGCGCCGGTCTGGGCACCCTTCTGTTCGATCTGCTCACCGAGGCCGAGGCAGTGAACCGGGACAACGTGTTCGACACGGCGCTGCTCGCCCGCCGCCTGACCCAGGCGACCGAATGGCTGCGTGAACAGCCCGACACCCAGGGCATGGAGTTCGGCTACTTCGGTGCCAGCACAGGCGCCGCCGCCGCGCTGTGGGCCGCGGCGGAGCCCGCCGCGGACGTCACGGCAGTCGTCTCCCGCGGAGGCAGGCCGGACCTGGCCGGCCTCAGGCTGCCGGAGGTGAAGGCTCCGACGCTGCTCATCGTCGGGGGTCGCGACCACCTGGTGCTGGACCTCAACCGGCAGGCCGCGGCGCGCCTGAGCTGCGAGCATCAGCTGGCCATCGTCGCCGGTGCCACTCATCTCTTCGAGGAACCCGGCACCCTGGAATCGGTCACCGAGCTGGCCACGGACTGGTTCAGCAGGCACCTGGCCTAGTGCCAATACCGGTGACTTTGGTGTTTTCGGATCGTTGGGTGAGGTGTGCCAAGGCCCGGACAGGTGAAGTCGTCAGCAGGCGAGCGGTTGTCGGATCGGATTGCGGTCGGGGTGCTGACCCGCGCGTTTCCGCCGGAGTTGGTGGACGAGGTGATCGCGGAGTGCGGTCGGGCCGAGCAGCGGCACAGGCTGCTGCCGGCTCGGGTGGTGGTCTATTTCGTGCTGGCGATGTGTCTGTTCTCCGGTCAGGGATATGAAGAGGTCGGGCGGCTCCTCACCCATGGGCTGGAGCGGATGGGGCGGTGGAAAGGGCCGTGGCGGGTGCCGACCACCGCGGCAATCGGCCGGGCCCGTCTGCGGCTGGGCCCGGAGCCGCTCAGGGGCCTGTTCACCAGGGTGTGCCGTCCGGTAGCGACCGAGAACACGAGCGGGTCCTGGTACCGCCGGTGGCGGCTGGTCGCGGTGGACGGCACCACCTTCGACCTGCCCGACACCGAGGCCAACGCCGCCTTCTTCGGGCGCCCCGGCGTCAGCCGCGGGCAGGAGAAGAGCGCCTACCCACAGGCGAGGGTGGCCGCGCTGGTCGAGTGCGGCACCCACGCGGTCTTCGCGGCTGAGACCGGGCCGCTGGCCGTCCATGAAACGGTGCTGGCCCAGCGCCTGTTCAGCTCGCTGACGCCGGGGATGATGCTGCTGGCGGACCGGGGCTTTCACGGCTTCGACCTGTGGCGGGCCGCCGCAGCGACCGGCGCCGACCTGCTGTGGCGGGTCAAGAATGATGCTGTCCTGCCCATCCGGGCCTTGCTGGTGGACGGCTCCTACCTCTCGGAGATCGTCGCCGCCAGGGACAAGAACCGCCGCGCGGACCCGGTCAGGGTCCGCGTTATCGAGTACACCCTCGGCCGCGACGGCAGCGGCACGGTCTACCGGCTGATCACCACCGTCCTGGACCCACGGGCCGCGTCGGCCACATCGCTGGCCGCGCTGTACGCCCAGCGGTGGGAGATCGAGAGCACGCTGGACGAGATCAAGACCCACCAGGGCGGGCCCCGCCTCGTCCTGCGCTCCCAGCACCCTCGCGGGGTCGAGCAGGAGATCTTCGCCTTCCTGCTGGTGCACCACGCACTGCGGGACCTGATGCACCAGGCCGCACGGCAATCGGACCAGGATCCCGACCGGATGTCCTTCACCCGCACCCTGCGCATCATCCGCCGCCACGTCACCGACCAGGCGGCGTTTTCCCCCCTCCCGGCTGGCCCGCGCACTCACAGCGGCCCTGCGTGAGATCCGAGAACGCCCCCTGCCCCCACGCCGATTGCGCTCCAGCCCCCGCGTCATCAAACGCAAGATGTCCAACTGGAAACTCAAACGCACCGAGCACCGCAACCCGCCCCGGCAGGACACCCCCACAGTGACGCTGGTCGGACCGACCAAGACCAGACCGACCCGCCGAGAAAAAGCCTAAATCACCGGTATTGGGCCTAGTGCTTCGTTTCCTCTCCCGATCTTGCCTGGTCGGGGGCATGGTGGTCTGGTCGGTATGAAGCTCGGGTAGGTGGAACGGCTCCGGGGTGAGTTATCGGAGTTCGTTGCGGATGTGTTTGCTGGCGACGGTGGCCCTCTTCGGCGGCACCGTGCTGGGCGGCTGCTGGGACGTGTTCGCTCTGGTGCCCGGCCCCTGCGCGATGAGCCTCGAGGTTTCCTTCGTACGCGACACCTTGCTGCGCATCGTCGTGGCCGGTACCGCGAGCGCCGTCGTGGGCGCCGGGGCGGCCGCGACGGCCGGTTCGTGGTGGGCGCGGCGCCGAATCCCCGGGACGCCGCCGGTGTCCGTGCCCGTCTCCCGTCGGCAGCGCGCTGTGCTCGGGCTGGCCGCTCTTCTGGCCGTCACCGTGGTGACTACGGGACTGGCGGTCCCTACGACGACAGCCACGGCCCAACCCCCCTCCGCCGTCCCGCCGACGGGCGCCGGTGGCGCCGCTGCCCCTGCCTGCAAGACGCTCGACGAGGTCATGGGCGCCGGGGACTCCATCAGCAGCGCGGACAAGAACGCCAACCTCTTCGAGGCCGTACGACTCGCCGCCGAGGGGGAAACGCCGTGCTGGCAAAGGCGATTCGGGATCTCTACGCGCCGTAACGACGAGTGACCTGCAGGCGTTCAAGAGCGCCGGTGAACGGATCCGCGACCGCGAGGCTGGTGAGGTACTTCAGCTGAGCGGGCGTGATCGGCTCCTTCTTCGCCGCGGCCTTCCGCTTCGCGCTCTCCTCACGAATCCGCCCGTAGTACTCGTCGTTGGCCGCCTTGCGCTTCGCCTCCGATTCCGGACTGCGTCAGGTGACCTGCACGCCCTCGTGCCAGGTCTGGGTGCCGGGCTTGCCGGTGACCGCCTCCCACAGCGAGTTGGCCGTCAGCGCCGACTCGTCCACGCCCTCCGTCAGCCCGGGGCCCACCAGGCCGTAGTAGCCGGTCTTGCCCCGGGGGATCACGGTGAAGCCCGCGGGCACGGCGTGGACGGTGAGCCAGTCCTGCCCGCACCCGCAGTGGGTCGCGTGGTAGCGGCCCCACTTGCTCTCCAGCGGCTCGTACACGAGACGGTCGCCGTAGTACTTCGTATCCCTCGTGAATCCCGACACCGCCGCAGTTTCGCACCGCGCCCGGTCCCGGAACAGTGGCCGTCACCCCTGCGGTGTGGATGGGAACATCGGAACGAAAACCGGCTCTACAGGCAGCCGTCACGGCTGTCGGTACAGCGGTCATCGGTGAGATTGACCTTGGGGAGGCCGCAGATCACCCCGGTCGGCGCCGGCGCCTTGGCGCTATCGGGCGAGGAGGGCACTTACGGTCTTGCCGCCGGATGGCCGACGGGTCACCGCGGTGGCGCGGGCGAGGCGGTTGACCATGGGCCAGCCGAAGCCTCCGGTGCCGCCGTTCAGGTCGGGGGTGCGCATGCGCGGCAACTGCGGACTGGGGTCGTGCACGGCCACCTCGATGCTGTCCGGGTGCGCGGTCAGGTCCAGGGTGCAGGTGCCGCCGCCGTGGCGCAGGGCGTTGGTGACGAGCTCCGAGACGACCAGGACCGCGGTGTCGGCAGCCTCGGCTGCGATCGGATGTACGAGACCTTCGAGGAAATCCCGGGTGCTCTCGCGTGCGCCGGCGACGGATGTCGCGGAGCGGACGGTTGCGACGTTGACGCTCATCGTGTCCATCAGGTCACCCTGGTCTCTGTCGTCAATGCCGGTCCTGTCTGCCCGGGCTTCTGCCCCGGCCTGCGGCCCGTTAACCCGTCGGCAGTGACGGCCTTGCGCCTGCCCTCGTCGCTGTTCTAGGTCGATTACCTCACCGTCGAACACGCGGAAATCTATGTCGGCCGGAATAGACATTGGGTGGTGGTGTGGTTATGGTTTCTCTCGTAGCCCAGAGAGACAGCAGGCCTGGCAGAGACGAACTGCCGGGCAGCAGTACACGCAGTTGCAGTGCGCAGGACGGTGCGGTGGTGGAGTTCCGAAGCCAGGGTTGTTGCAGGATGGCGACGGGACTGACGACCGGACCGGGTGGCCCGCAGTGATCAGGGGCCGCCGTGAGCAAGACCGCAGTTATCGCAAGTGCAGTACCCGTAAGTGCAGTTCGCAGTACCCAGCAGTGAAGTCAGTGAGCAGCACCTCGGTGAAGGCGTCGGCTGCGGGCGCGCGCACCGGGAAGTTCGGCAGTGGGGTTCTAAGCCAGAGCAGACGCAGGACGGGCGACGGGGCTGGCTGCCGAAGAGTGGTGCTGTCGCAGGCCACTGAGCAGTTCGCAGTACCAGCAGTACGCAGTAGAGCAGTACCAGCAGTACGCAGTCCCCGTTGGTAAGTAGTTGATCAAGAGGGAAGAACGGAGGAGCCCAGCGCCATCAGGATCGCCCGGGCGGACGTCTTGAGCCCGGGTACCGCAGGACATCGATAGTGAGGTGGTCTTCGGTCAAGCAACCGCGATCCCCGCATTCCCCGCCCTCTCCCGGGTGGGCATGCGGACACAGAAGGCCGGCGCAGTACCAGGGCCGGCAGATGGTGTAGCAGTTCCTTCGGGGCCCTGGTGCCATATGGCACCAGGGCCCCTCCACGCGTTCCACAGAGAGGTGCAATGACAGCAGACGACTCGTTCGGCCGTCTCGATGACGACGACTACCCCGCCTACACGATGGGCCGGGCCGCCGAGATGCTCGGCACCACCCAGGGCTTCCTCCGCGCCATCGGCGAAGCCCGCCTCATCACCCCACTGCGCTCCGCAGGCGGACACCGCCGCTACTCCCGCTACCAGCTGCGCATCGCCGCCCGCGCACGGGAACTCGTCGACCAGGGCACCCCCATCGAGGCCGCCTGCCGCATCGTCATCCTCGAAGACCAGCTCGAAGAAGCCCAGCGCATCAACGCCGAATACCGCCGCACCGCCGAATCAGCGAAACCGCCCGTGGCTTGAGGCAGCGCGCCCGCCTTCGCCAACGTCTACGGCGTGGGCGTTCTGCTGTGCCGTGCCACAGGAACCAAGGCGATCACCTCTGCCTCCCGCACGTTGCGGGAGGCGTACATCGGCTGGCAGGCATGAGACATGGCTACGGGAACGGTGAAGTGGTTCAACGAGGACAAGAGCTTCAGCTTCATCGCGCAGGACGGCGGAACAGACGTTCAGACACTCGTCCAGGCTTCGAGGAAGGCTTTCCGTCCAGCGGGATCGTCCGACCTGCCGTCGGCGTGCAGGATGCGCCAGGCGGTGAGTTCGAGATCTCGGAGCCATAGTTCTCCGATGACCTGTGTCTTGAGGTCGGGAAGATGATCGGACTCGGCGAGGGCTTGACCGATCACCTCCCCGGCCGCGACCCGTTGGGGCGGGGGTCATCTCATCGACAGCCGAGAGGATCTGTCGGGCCAGGGCGGTTCCTTCGCCTGCCAGGGATTGCAGCACCTCAGCCTTCATGTTGGCAGGTAGCAGGTAGGCGGTGCCCGAGGACCTCCACAGTTCCAATCAGAAGTGCTCACCTGCCGCGGTGGGGGCAGGGAGCGCGGGCCAGCAGCCCGAGGAGATGGCCGATGGCCGCGTAGCCACCGGAGTGAGCAGCTGCGACGACTGCGATGCCGGCTACGCGCTCCACATCGAGATGGCTGGCTTCGAGGTCTGGAGCCAGACCCAACTGGTGTTCCAACTGGTCTGTGAAGGGGGCGGATACGTGGGGGCGGACTTCAGGAAGCATCGGCGATCCTTGCGGGTAGGCGAGCAGTGGTGCCCGTTCGGAAGCCCTGATCTTTCCCACGATCGGCCGGTCTGCTCGGCCTCGGGGGCCCATCGGCGGGACCAAGGGGACCGGAGTCCGCACGGCGGAGAGACAGTCCAGGCCCGGCGACTTGGGCCTGGATTTCAGGCCGGCTTCTCGAAAGGGCTGTCCTGTGAGGTCTCTTAGCATGAGCGCATGATTGCCAGTGACGCCGAGGAGTCCGGGGGAGAACGGGAAGCCATGTGCCGTGACGCCGCTGAGGTCGAATGTGGCCACGTCGCCTCAGAGTGTGGAGAACACCGCGAAGTCGGGCTGGCCCTCGGGCCACGATGCGACGATGCAGGAGAAAAGGGTCACTCGGTTGCCGCTCTGGTGGAGCAGGCGGCCGACCTGGCAGAACCGATCAAGCCGAGGTTGCGTGGCTGGCTCCATGCCGGAATGGTCCCCACCGCGCTGATCGCAGGCATCGTACTCATCTGCCTGGCCGGCACCCCGCAGGCGACTTGGGCCTGCGCCGTGTACGCGGTCACCGCCTGGCTGCTGTTCGCAACGAGCGCCATCTACCACCGCGGCACCTGGGGACCGCTCGGAGAGGCTCTTCTGCGACGTCTGGACCACGCCAACATTTTCCTGATCATCGCCGGCACCTGCACCCCCCTGGCTGTGCTTCTCCTGCCGCCGGACCAGAGGTCCATGCTGCTGTGGATCGTATGGACGGGCGCATTGGCCGGCATCGCGTTCCGGGTCCTGTGGGTCGGAGCTCCGCGCTGGTTGTACACCCCGTGCTACCTGGCCCTGGGGTGGGCACCGGTGCGCTACCTGCCCGACTTCCTGCATACCGGCGGAGCGGCCGTACTCACCCTGATCGTGGCCGGCGGTCTCCTCTACAGCGCGGGCGCAGTCGTCTACGCCCTCCAGCGCCCTGACCCCTCACCCCGCTGGTTCGGCTTTCACGAGGTGTTCCACGCGCTGACCGTGGCAGCCTTCACCGCGCACTACATCGCCATCTTCCTGAACATCTCCTGACCGCGCCCCCGATCTGTGTCGAGACCGGCTACGGGCCGACGCCGGGCGAGATGGTGCCACCGGAACAGTTGTGCCCTCCGAGCCCTGAGCGGCGCCCGCCTTTCCTGAAACGCTACGGTCCGGGTGGGGCAATATCTATGACCGCGAGATGAGGGTTTAACGCGCAGTGCGGGGAGTGTTTTTATGGCAACCAACGGAGTGGAGTTATTTACCGCACATGGGCCGCTACCTCATGCTAATGTCGATCTCAGTTGCAGTTGTGGTTCCCAAAAACTTTCGAGCTCCTTCGCCGAAATTTTCCGGCAATTGGAAGCTTTCTGTATTGCCGGTCTTTTTCCGGACGGGGCA includes:
- a CDS encoding IS4 family transposase produces the protein MPRPGQVKSSAGERLSDRIAVGVLTRAFPPELVDEVIAECGRAEQRHRLLPARVVVYFVLAMCLFSGQGYEEVGRLLTHGLERMGRWKGPWRVPTTAAIGRARLRLGPEPLRGLFTRVCRPVATENTSGSWYRRWRLVAVDGTTFDLPDTEANAAFFGRPGVSRGQEKSAYPQARVAALVECGTHAVFAAETGPLAVHETVLAQRLFSSLTPGMMLLADRGFHGFDLWRAAAATGADLLWRVKNDAVLPIRALLVDGSYLSEIVAARDKNRRADPVRVRVIEYTLGRDGSGTVYRLITTVLDPRAASATSLAALYAQRWEIESTLDEIKTHQGGPRLVLRSQHPRGVEQEIFAFLLVHHALRDLMHQAARQSDQDPDRMSFTRTLRIIRRHVTDQAAFSPLPAGPRTHSGPA
- a CDS encoding ATP-binding protein; the encoded protein is MDTMSVNVATVRSATSVAGARESTRDFLEGLVHPIAAEAADTAVLVVSELVTNALRHGGGTCTLDLTAHPDSIEVAVHDPSPQLPRMRTPDLNGGTGGFGWPMVNRLARATAVTRRPSGGKTVSALLAR
- a CDS encoding MerR family transcriptional regulator, with product MTADDSFGRLDDDDYPAYTMGRAAEMLGTTQGFLRAIGEARLITPLRSAGGHRRYSRYQLRIAARARELVDQGTPIEAACRIVILEDQLEEAQRINAEYRRTAESAKPPVA
- a CDS encoding hemolysin III family protein; translation: MIASDAEESGGEREAMCRDAAEVECGHVASECGEHREVGLALGPRCDDAGEKGHSVAALVEQAADLAEPIKPRLRGWLHAGMVPTALIAGIVLICLAGTPQATWACAVYAVTAWLLFATSAIYHRGTWGPLGEALLRRLDHANIFLIIAGTCTPLAVLLLPPDQRSMLLWIVWTGALAGIAFRVLWVGAPRWLYTPCYLALGWAPVRYLPDFLHTGGAAVLTLIVAGGLLYSAGAVVYALQRPDPSPRWFGFHEVFHALTVAAFTAHYIAIFLNIS